The following proteins are co-located in the Syngnathus scovelli strain Florida chromosome 5, RoL_Ssco_1.2, whole genome shotgun sequence genome:
- the LOC125968476 gene encoding galanin receptor type 1-like: MRGGIMDPLQKGPLNDTPGLGPEPSPDEVSDLESMLLWTLHEPGTIALTLMYSLSFLLGVVGNLMSLRVLTNRRSRRLAGVSATRSLLVNLAVCDLAVVCVCMPITLGSRIYTAWVYGDLLCRAVPFTQAVSVSASVLTLTVISVNRYYSVRSPLKARSMFTRRRILATVAVVWAASSAMCAPIAVVNRRQEINFETFSILVCQEEWPKHRLKQGYNVLLFAMLYCLPVTFNLTIGFLTGRRLWGGARSAFADLDPRSQALHASRLKSRQKIAKMVVCLVLLFAASWLPLYVADLWIDRELRPPPWLLQTRPFAQWLGLTNSSLNPICYCFIGDLYRSAKVIRTRYYQKVAALFGGASFVSSGAEASPSAPAATERDHVGVGVADSVATVSRLLIKDLGQTVSNNGSGHSISDWCRSSPSVCENSGGLFPCRWRPFDATPDSSLSTFPLDFLPSRRHSAHENFGPFPLRLESGIDWNLPARRHSGVGQSAAC; encoded by the exons ATGCGAGGAGGCATCATGGATCCTCTCCAGAAGGGGCCACTCAACGACACGCCGGGCCTCGGGCCCGAGCCGTCCCCCGACGAGGTGTCGGACCTGGAGAGCATGCTGCTGTGGACCCTGCACgagcccggcaccatcgccttgaCCCTCATGTACAGCTTGTCCTTCCTGCTGGGCGTGGTGGGCAACCTGATGTCCCTGCGGGTGCTCACCAACCGGCGGAGTCGGCGTCTGGCGGGCGTGAGCGCCACCCGCAGCCTGCTGGTCAACTTGGCCGTGTGCGATCTGGCCgtggtgtgcgtgtgcatgcccATCACGCTGGGCAGCCGCATCTACACGGCGTGGGTGTACGGCGACCTGCTGTGCCGCGCCGTCCCCTTCACGCAGGCCGTGTCGGTGTCGGCCAGCGTGCTGACGCTCACCGTCATCAGCGTCAACCGCTACTACAGCGTGCGCTCGCCGCTCAAGGCGCGCTCCATGTTCACCCGCCGACGCATCCTGGCCACCGTGGCCGTGGTGTGGGCCGCCTCGTCCGCCATGTGCGCACCCATCGCCGTGGTCAACCGCCGGCAGGAGATCAACTTTGAGACCTTCTCCATTCTGGTGTGCCAGGAGGAGTGGCCCAAGCATCGCCTCAAGCAAGG ATACAACGTACTGCTGTTTGCGATGCTCTACTGCCTTCCCGTCACCTTCAACCTGACCATCGGCTTCCTGACGGGCCGGCGTCTGTGGGGCGGCGCCCGCTCGGCCTTCGCCGACCTGGACCCGCGTAGCCAGGCCCTGCACGCCTCCCGCCTGAAGAGCCGGCAGAAGATCGCCAAGATGGTGGTGTGTCTGGTGCTGCTGTTCGCCGCCTCGTGGCTGCCGCTCTACGTGGCCGATTTGTGGATCGACCGCGAGCTGCGCCCGCCACCCTGGCTCCTCCAGACCCGACCGTTCGCCCAGTGGTTGGGCCTGACCAACTCCAGCCTCAACCCCATCTGCTACTGCTTCATCGGGGACCTCTACCGCTCGGCCAAGGTGATCCGGACGCGCTACTACCAGAAAGTGGCCGCCCTCTTCGGAGGCGCCTCCTTCGTCAGTTCGGGGGCGGAGGCGTCCCCGTCGGCGCCCGCCGCTACCGAGCGGGACCACGTGGGAGTTGGCGTAGCCGATTCCGTAGCCACCGTTTCTCGCCTGCTGATCAAGGATCTCGGCCAGACGGTGTCCAACAACGGGTCGGGGCACAGCATTTCGGACTGGTGCCGGTCTAGCCCGAGCGTGTGCGAAAACAGCGGCGGGCTTTTCCCCTGCAGGTGGCGCCCTTTTGACGCCACCCCGGATTCCTCCCTCAGCACCTTTCCACTGGACTTTCTGCCGTCGCGGAGACACTCGGCCCACGAGAACTTTGGGCCCTTCCCCCTGAGGTTGGAATCTGGAATAGACTGGAATCTTCCTGCCAGGAGGCATTCGGGAGTCGGCCAATCGGCTGCGTGTTGA